The following proteins are co-located in the Streptomyces sp. NBC_01198 genome:
- a CDS encoding valine--tRNA ligase — protein sequence MTDNTQRPHDGPTSAPELPTTYAPADVEGPLYERWVERGYFEADPASDKPPFAVVIPPPNVTGSLHLGHAFEHTLIDALTRRKRMQGYETLWQPGMDHAGIATQNVVERELAKVGKSRHDLGREAFVERVWQWKAESGGQISGQMRRLGDGVDWSRERFTMDEGLSKAVQTIFKRLYDDELIYRAERIINWCPRCLTAISDIEVEYEEEDGELVSLRYGDGEDSVVVATTRAETMLGDTAVAVHPDDPRYAHLIGRTVKLPLTDRSIPIVADAHVDPQFGTGAVKVTPAHDPNDFEIGRRHDLPALTVMDEHAVITVPGPFQGLDRLEARSAIVAALRAEGRIVAEKRPYRHSVGHCSRCKTTIEPRLSMQWWVKVGPLARAAGDAVRDGRVAIHPQEMEKRYFDWVDNLHDWCISRQLWWGHRIPVWYGPNGETVCVGPDDETPGEGWRQDSDVLDTWFSSGLWPFSTMGWPEQTPALEKFYPNAVLVTGYDILFFWVARMMMFGLYAMDGTPPFHTIALHGMVRDQFGKKMSKSFGNAVNPLDWMDTYGSDAVRFTLARGANPGIDVPIGEDWVQASRNFANKIWNATRFALMNGATVEGDLPPAEELSAVDRWILSRLGTVVAEVDAFYDDYQFAKLSDSLYHFAWDEVFDWYVELSKTVFFAGGEGARLSGRVLGEVLDVLLRLLHPVVPFVTETLWTTLTGGESLVIAEWPKDSGFRDPAAEAEIALVQRVVTEVRRFRNDQGLQSGQKVPARLGLQGTLLAPHEDAIRQLLRLQPAGDGFHATASLPVAGATVELDLSGAIDVPAERRRLTKDLGLAEKEKADAGRKLGNDAFLAKAPEKVVAGIRARLAAAEADIARIGSQLDALPDS from the coding sequence GTGACCGACAACACTCAGCGCCCGCACGACGGGCCGACCAGCGCCCCCGAACTGCCGACGACCTATGCGCCGGCCGACGTAGAGGGGCCGCTGTACGAGCGCTGGGTGGAGCGCGGCTACTTCGAGGCCGATCCGGCGAGCGACAAGCCGCCCTTCGCCGTCGTCATCCCGCCGCCCAACGTCACCGGCAGCCTGCACCTGGGCCACGCCTTCGAGCACACGCTGATCGACGCCCTCACCCGCCGCAAGCGCATGCAGGGCTACGAGACGCTGTGGCAGCCCGGCATGGACCACGCCGGCATCGCCACCCAGAACGTGGTCGAGCGCGAGCTGGCCAAGGTCGGCAAGTCCCGGCACGACCTGGGCCGCGAGGCGTTCGTCGAGCGGGTCTGGCAGTGGAAGGCCGAGTCCGGCGGCCAGATCTCCGGCCAGATGCGCCGCCTCGGCGACGGCGTCGACTGGTCCCGCGAGCGCTTCACCATGGACGAGGGCCTCTCGAAGGCCGTCCAGACCATCTTCAAGCGGCTCTACGACGACGAGCTGATCTACCGCGCCGAGCGGATCATCAACTGGTGCCCGCGCTGCCTCACCGCGATCTCCGACATCGAGGTCGAGTACGAGGAGGAGGACGGCGAGCTGGTCTCGCTGCGATACGGCGACGGCGAGGACAGCGTCGTGGTCGCCACCACCCGCGCCGAGACGATGCTCGGCGACACCGCGGTCGCCGTCCACCCCGACGACCCGCGCTACGCGCACCTGATCGGCCGCACGGTCAAGCTGCCGCTGACCGACCGCTCGATCCCGATCGTCGCCGACGCCCATGTCGACCCGCAGTTCGGCACCGGCGCGGTCAAGGTGACGCCCGCCCACGACCCGAACGACTTCGAGATCGGCCGCCGCCACGACCTGCCGGCCCTGACCGTCATGGACGAGCACGCGGTCATCACCGTCCCCGGCCCCTTCCAGGGCCTGGACCGGCTGGAGGCGCGCTCGGCGATCGTCGCCGCGCTGCGTGCCGAGGGCCGGATCGTCGCCGAGAAGCGCCCGTACCGCCACTCGGTCGGCCACTGCTCGCGCTGCAAGACGACCATCGAGCCGCGGCTGTCGATGCAGTGGTGGGTCAAGGTCGGCCCGCTGGCCCGGGCCGCGGGCGACGCGGTCCGCGACGGCCGGGTCGCCATCCACCCGCAGGAGATGGAGAAGCGCTACTTCGACTGGGTCGACAACCTGCACGACTGGTGCATCTCGCGGCAGTTGTGGTGGGGCCACCGCATCCCGGTCTGGTACGGGCCGAACGGCGAGACGGTCTGCGTCGGACCCGACGACGAGACGCCCGGCGAGGGATGGCGGCAGGACTCCGACGTCCTCGACACCTGGTTCTCCTCCGGCCTGTGGCCCTTCTCCACCATGGGCTGGCCCGAACAGACCCCGGCACTCGAGAAGTTCTACCCGAACGCGGTGCTGGTCACCGGCTACGACATCCTCTTCTTCTGGGTCGCCCGGATGATGATGTTCGGCCTGTACGCGATGGACGGCACCCCGCCGTTCCACACCATCGCCCTGCACGGCATGGTCCGCGACCAGTTCGGAAAGAAGATGTCCAAGTCCTTCGGCAACGCGGTCAACCCGCTGGACTGGATGGACACCTACGGCTCCGACGCCGTCCGCTTCACCCTGGCGCGCGGCGCCAACCCGGGCATCGACGTGCCGATCGGCGAGGACTGGGTCCAGGCGTCGCGCAACTTCGCCAACAAGATCTGGAACGCCACCCGCTTCGCGCTGATGAACGGCGCCACCGTCGAGGGCGACCTGCCGCCGGCCGAGGAGCTGTCCGCGGTCGACCGCTGGATCCTCTCGCGGCTGGGCACCGTCGTCGCCGAGGTCGACGCCTTCTACGACGACTACCAGTTCGCCAAGCTGTCCGACAGCCTGTACCACTTCGCGTGGGACGAGGTCTTCGACTGGTACGTCGAGCTGTCCAAGACCGTCTTCTTCGCCGGCGGCGAGGGCGCCAGGCTCTCGGGCCGGGTCCTCGGCGAGGTCCTCGACGTGCTGCTGCGGCTGCTGCACCCGGTCGTCCCTTTCGTCACCGAGACGCTGTGGACCACGCTGACCGGCGGCGAGTCGCTGGTGATCGCCGAGTGGCCGAAGGACAGCGGCTTCCGCGACCCCGCCGCGGAGGCGGAGATCGCGCTGGTCCAGCGGGTCGTCACCGAGGTCCGCCGGTTCCGCAACGACCAGGGTCTGCAGTCGGGCCAGAAGGTCCCGGCCAGGCTCGGCCTGCAGGGCACTCTGCTGGCGCCGCACGAGGACGCGATCCGGCAGCTGCTGCGGCTGCAGCCGGCCGGTGACGGCTTCCACGCCACCGCGTCGCTGCCGGTGGCCGGCGCCACGGTCGAACTCGACCTGTCGGGCGCGATCGACGTGCCCGCCGAGCGCAGGCGGCTCACCAAGGACCTGGGCCTGGCCGAGAAGGAGAAGGCCGACGCGGGCCGCAAGCTCGGCAACGACGCCTTCCTGGCGAAGGCGCCGGAGAAGGTCGTGGCCGGCATCAGGGCCCGCCTGGCGGCCGCCGAGGCGGACATCGCGCGGATCGGCTCCCAGCTGGACGCCCTGCCGGACAGCTGA
- a CDS encoding DUF4233 domain-containing protein gives MRTLCSSTLIGEFFVIGFAGLVAMKNPDLSMATVWTVSGVAMALCVLLCGFLGRRGALAVGWALQIALFVSGLVVGTMFFLGLIFGGLWWASIHFGRKVDEAKARNAAQAA, from the coding sequence ATGCGGACGCTCTGTTCGAGCACGCTGATCGGCGAGTTCTTCGTCATCGGCTTCGCCGGGCTGGTCGCGATGAAGAATCCCGACCTGTCCATGGCCACCGTGTGGACGGTGTCCGGGGTCGCCATGGCGCTGTGCGTACTGCTGTGCGGCTTCCTCGGCCGGCGTGGCGCGCTGGCCGTCGGCTGGGCGCTGCAGATCGCGCTGTTCGTCAGCGGGCTGGTGGTCGGTACGATGTTCTTCCTCGGTCTGATCTTCGGCGGGTTGTGGTGGGCGTCGATCCACTTCGGCCGCAAGGTCGACGAGGCCAAGGCGAGGAACGCGGCGCAAGCGGCCTGA
- the folC gene encoding bifunctional tetrahydrofolate synthase/dihydrofolate synthase produces the protein MTDLPPNGDSADDPHPYEAGDDDRAADAGRREVDMAVIEAGSRTLRSGLSPAVADDVPSRPADPAVDRELREVEEELLGRWPETKLDPSLDRMAAMMDVLGDPQRAYPAIHITGTNGKTSTARMIERLLLAFELRTGRYTSPHVQSVTERISLDGAPISAEGFIETYRDLQPYVQMVDAAQQHRMSFFEVLTAMAYAAFADSPVDVAVVEVGMGGSWDATNVLDGQVAVVTPIALDHTERLGGTPGEIAVEKSGVIKKDATAVLGRQPADAAQVLLKRAVEVDATVAREGMEFGVARREVAVGGQLLTLRGLGGEYDQIFLPLHGEHQAQNAAVALAAVEAFFGIGRMHQRTLDVDTVRTAFAAVTSPGRLEVVRRSPTVVLDAAHNPAGALATAAAISEVFDFTHLVGVVGPSGDKDVRGLLEAFEPVLSEVVVTRNSTSRAMDVDALAALAVEVFGEDRVQVEPRLDDALEAAITLAEDEGAYSGAGVLVTGSVITVGEARLLLGRK, from the coding sequence GTGACCGACCTCCCCCCGAACGGCGACTCCGCGGACGATCCGCATCCCTACGAAGCCGGCGACGACGATCGCGCGGCCGACGCGGGACGGCGCGAGGTGGACATGGCCGTCATCGAGGCCGGCAGCCGGACGCTGCGGTCCGGCCTCAGCCCCGCGGTCGCCGACGACGTGCCCTCGCGTCCCGCCGACCCGGCGGTCGACCGCGAGCTGCGGGAGGTCGAGGAGGAGCTGCTGGGGCGCTGGCCTGAGACGAAGCTGGACCCGTCGCTCGACCGGATGGCCGCGATGATGGACGTCCTCGGCGATCCGCAGCGCGCCTACCCGGCGATCCACATCACCGGCACCAACGGCAAGACCAGCACGGCCCGGATGATCGAGCGGCTGCTGCTCGCCTTCGAGCTGCGCACCGGCCGCTACACCAGCCCCCACGTGCAGTCCGTGACCGAGCGGATCAGCCTGGACGGCGCCCCGATCAGCGCCGAGGGCTTCATCGAGACCTACCGCGACCTGCAGCCGTACGTCCAGATGGTCGACGCCGCCCAGCAGCACCGCATGTCGTTCTTCGAGGTGCTCACCGCGATGGCCTACGCGGCCTTCGCGGACTCACCCGTCGACGTGGCCGTGGTCGAGGTCGGCATGGGCGGCAGCTGGGACGCGACCAACGTGCTCGACGGGCAGGTCGCCGTGGTCACCCCCATCGCGCTGGACCACACCGAGAGGCTCGGCGGTACGCCCGGCGAGATCGCGGTGGAGAAGTCCGGCGTGATCAAGAAGGACGCCACCGCGGTCCTCGGCCGGCAGCCCGCGGACGCCGCCCAGGTGCTGCTCAAGCGGGCGGTCGAGGTGGACGCCACGGTGGCCCGCGAGGGCATGGAGTTCGGGGTCGCCCGCCGCGAGGTCGCGGTCGGCGGCCAGCTGCTGACGCTGCGCGGCCTCGGCGGCGAGTACGACCAGATCTTCCTGCCGCTGCACGGCGAGCACCAGGCGCAGAACGCCGCGGTCGCGCTGGCGGCGGTCGAGGCCTTCTTCGGCATCGGCCGGATGCACCAGCGCACCCTGGACGTGGACACCGTGCGGACCGCCTTCGCCGCGGTCACCTCGCCCGGCCGCCTCGAAGTGGTCCGCCGCAGCCCCACCGTGGTGCTGGACGCGGCGCACAACCCGGCGGGCGCGCTGGCCACCGCTGCGGCGATCAGCGAGGTCTTCGACTTCACCCATCTGGTCGGCGTGGTCGGCCCGAGCGGGGACAAGGACGTGCGCGGCCTGCTCGAAGCCTTCGAGCCGGTGCTGTCCGAGGTCGTGGTGACCCGCAACTCCACCTCTCGCGCGATGGACGTGGACGCGCTGGCGGCGCTGGCCGTGGAGGTCTTCGGCGAGGACCGCGTGCAGGTCGAGCCGCGGCTCGACGACGCGCTGGAGGCGGCGATCACGCTGGCCGAGGACGAGGGCGCGTATTCCGGCGCCGGTGTGCTGGTGACCGGTTCCGTCATCACCGTGGGAGAGGCCCGGCTGCTGCTGGGCCGTAAGTGA
- the ndk gene encoding nucleoside-diphosphate kinase, producing MSQRTLVLLKPDAVRRGLVGEILGRIERKAGWTIGALELRTLDRGTLEQHYAEHVGRPFYEALVEFMASGPSVALVVEGERVVEGLRALAGPTDPIAAAPGSIRGDFGSIVRENLVHASDSEESAEREIKLFFPGLA from the coding sequence GTGTCACAGCGCACCCTCGTCCTTCTCAAGCCCGACGCCGTACGCCGTGGCCTGGTCGGCGAGATCCTCGGCCGGATCGAGCGCAAGGCGGGCTGGACGATCGGCGCCCTGGAACTGCGCACCCTGGACCGCGGCACGCTGGAGCAGCACTACGCCGAGCACGTCGGACGCCCGTTCTACGAGGCGCTGGTGGAGTTCATGGCGTCAGGACCCTCGGTGGCACTGGTGGTCGAGGGCGAGCGCGTCGTCGAAGGGCTGCGCGCGCTGGCCGGGCCGACCGACCCGATTGCAGCAGCGCCCGGCTCCATCCGGGGGGACTTCGGCAGTATCGTCCGGGAGAACCTGGTGCACGCCTCGGACTCCGAGGAGTCCGCGGAACGCGAGATCAAGCTGTTCTTCCCCGGTCTGGCCTAA
- the mreD gene encoding rod shape-determining protein MreD has translation MRLNRILLPTVLVVFAMVAQVSVLARLHLPGAVPDLLLLTVLGLAITYGHVAGCLIGFFAGLLADLAPPADHAVGRYALVLCVIGYVAGLFKPESGRLRTAAGPMLVVIGAAIGTTVLYAAVGSLVGDTAGAHVGLAKLVFTATIYDLLLAPFVVPLVMAMARRFDHDPMSEDSTGGYGSSRSRLRTGISPQRAGLFGRAGRTVKVTSMARGVRR, from the coding sequence ATGCGTCTGAACCGGATCCTGCTCCCCACCGTCCTGGTGGTCTTCGCGATGGTCGCCCAGGTCAGCGTGCTGGCCCGGCTCCATCTGCCGGGCGCGGTGCCCGACCTGCTGCTGCTGACCGTGCTGGGACTCGCCATCACCTACGGCCACGTCGCCGGCTGCCTGATCGGCTTCTTCGCCGGACTGCTCGCCGACCTGGCACCGCCCGCCGACCACGCGGTCGGCCGGTACGCCCTGGTGCTGTGCGTCATCGGCTACGTGGCGGGCCTGTTCAAGCCGGAGAGCGGCCGGCTGCGTACCGCCGCGGGCCCGATGCTCGTCGTCATCGGCGCCGCCATCGGCACCACCGTGCTCTACGCGGCCGTCGGCAGCCTGGTCGGCGACACCGCGGGCGCCCATGTCGGCCTGGCCAAGCTGGTCTTCACCGCCACGATCTACGACCTGCTGCTCGCGCCCTTCGTGGTGCCGCTGGTGATGGCGATGGCCCGCCGCTTCGACCACGACCCGATGTCCGAGGACTCCACCGGTGGCTACGGCAGCAGCCGCAGCCGGCTGAGAACCGGTATCTCCCCGCAGCGCGCCGGCCTGTTCGGGCGCGCCGGAAGGACGGTCAAGGTCACCTCGATGGCCAGGGGGGTCAGGCGATGA
- the mreC gene encoding rod shape-determining protein MreC: MRDTKESRLLLVLLVVVAFALITMDIRGGENSPLDRPRQAAQSAFGPVENAVSGVVDPVGNAVDAVRDSGDRSSTISRLQRENAALKQQLGSKDITRNRAQELDKLLKTAGAGQYAIKGAQVIAIGAAQGFSWTVTIDAGSRDGLTRDMTVINGDGLVGRVTTVGPSTATVLLANDPDFTVGTRLESSMELGFATGQGDRPMRVQLLNGKAAVHKGDRLVTFGSEAGKPFVPGVPVGTIVGVDPSGGNLTKTLLVQPFVGFTRLDVVGVVVVGPRTDPRDSVLPAKPTPSPKPKPKKAPASPKAPASPGSTPTGGALPPADPTESPTSGRG; this comes from the coding sequence GTGAGGGACACAAAGGAGAGCCGGCTGCTGCTGGTGCTGCTGGTGGTGGTCGCGTTCGCGCTGATCACCATGGACATCAGAGGCGGTGAGAACTCACCGCTCGACCGGCCGCGGCAGGCCGCACAATCCGCGTTCGGGCCGGTGGAGAACGCCGTGTCCGGTGTCGTCGACCCGGTGGGCAACGCGGTGGACGCGGTGCGCGACTCGGGCGACCGAAGCAGCACCATCAGCCGGCTGCAACGCGAGAACGCCGCGCTCAAGCAGCAGCTCGGCAGCAAGGACATCACCCGCAACCGGGCCCAGGAGCTGGACAAGCTGCTGAAGACCGCCGGCGCCGGGCAGTACGCCATCAAGGGCGCGCAGGTCATCGCGATAGGAGCGGCCCAGGGCTTCTCCTGGACGGTCACCATCGACGCCGGCAGCCGCGACGGTCTCACCCGCGACATGACGGTGATAAACGGCGACGGCCTCGTCGGCCGGGTCACCACCGTCGGCCCGTCCACGGCGACCGTACTGCTCGCCAACGACCCGGACTTCACCGTCGGCACCCGGCTGGAGAGCTCCATGGAGCTGGGCTTCGCCACCGGCCAGGGCGACCGCCCGATGCGGGTCCAGCTGCTCAACGGCAAGGCCGCCGTGCACAAGGGCGACCGGCTGGTCACCTTCGGCTCCGAGGCAGGCAAGCCGTTCGTACCCGGCGTGCCGGTCGGCACGATCGTCGGGGTGGACCCGTCGGGCGGCAACCTGACCAAGACCCTCCTGGTGCAGCCCTTCGTCGGCTTCACCCGGCTGGACGTCGTCGGCGTCGTCGTGGTCGGCCCGCGCACCGACCCGCGGGACAGCGTGCTGCCCGCCAAGCCGACCCCGTCGCCCAAGCCCAAACCGAAGAAGGCGCCCGCCTCGCCCAAGGCCCCGGCGTCGCCCGGCAGCACCCCGACCGGCGGCGCGCTGCCCCCGGCCGACCCCACCGAATCGCCCACCAGCGGCAGGGGCTGA
- a CDS encoding rod shape-determining protein translates to MSFIGRDMAVDLGTANTLVYVRGRGIVLNEPSVVAVNTNTGGILAVGAEAKKMIGRTPGNIVAVRPLKDGVIADFEITERMLRYFILKVHKRRYLARPRMVICVPSGITGVERRAVIDAANQAGARTVHIIEEPMAAAIGAGLPVHEATGNMVVDIGGGTTEVAVISLGGIVTAQSIRVAGDELDNAIIQHIKKEYSLLLGERTSEQIKLTVGSAFATKDDEEHTEIRGRDLVSGLPKTVVISAAEVRKAIEEPVNAIVDAVKTTLDKCPPELSGDIMDRGIVLAGGGALLRGLDERLRHETGMPIHIAETPLDCVALGAGKCVEEFEALQRVLDAAPRR, encoded by the coding sequence ATGTCGTTCATCGGCCGTGACATGGCTGTCGACCTCGGGACCGCCAACACGCTGGTGTACGTCAGGGGCCGCGGGATCGTTCTGAACGAGCCGTCCGTCGTGGCCGTGAACACCAACACCGGCGGCATCCTGGCGGTCGGCGCAGAGGCCAAGAAGATGATCGGCCGCACACCGGGCAACATCGTCGCGGTCCGGCCGCTCAAGGACGGCGTCATCGCCGACTTCGAGATCACCGAGCGCATGCTGCGGTACTTCATCCTCAAGGTGCACAAGCGCCGGTACCTGGCCCGCCCGCGCATGGTCATCTGCGTGCCCTCCGGCATCACCGGCGTCGAGCGCCGTGCTGTGATCGACGCGGCCAACCAGGCCGGTGCGCGCACCGTGCACATCATCGAGGAGCCGATGGCCGCCGCGATCGGCGCCGGGCTCCCCGTGCACGAGGCCACCGGCAACATGGTGGTGGACATCGGCGGCGGTACCACCGAGGTCGCGGTCATCAGCCTCGGCGGCATCGTCACCGCGCAGTCCATCCGGGTGGCGGGCGACGAGCTGGACAACGCGATCATCCAGCACATCAAGAAGGAGTACAGCCTGCTGCTCGGCGAGCGCACCTCCGAGCAGATCAAGCTCACCGTCGGGTCCGCCTTCGCGACCAAGGACGACGAGGAGCACACCGAGATCCGCGGCCGCGACCTGGTCAGCGGGCTGCCCAAGACGGTGGTCATCTCGGCCGCCGAGGTGCGCAAGGCCATCGAGGAACCCGTCAACGCGATCGTGGACGCGGTGAAGACCACGCTGGACAAGTGCCCGCCCGAACTGTCGGGCGACATCATGGACCGCGGCATCGTCCTGGCCGGCGGCGGCGCGCTGCTGCGCGGCCTGGACGAGCGGCTGCGGCACGAGACGGGCATGCCCATCCACATCGCCGAGACCCCGCTGGACTGCGTGGCGCTCGGCGCCGGCAAGTGCGTCGAGGAGTTCGAGGCACTGCAGCGCGTGCTCGACGCCGCCCCCCGCAGATGA
- the mrdA gene encoding penicillin-binding protein 2 gives MNGNIPETGRTTRITIRLVILQVLVVSLLLTLGGRLWFLQIRNGQQYDQKAANNHIQQVVTPAVRGSILDDRGVPMADNETKLVVSASRTDLLKQADDGTAVLTRLAGVLGMKPQEVIDKVRLCDAETPKPCWNGSPYQPIPITDSATTQQALQIMERREDFPGVTAEPTAVRRYAAPYKSNAAQVLGYLGPVTDAEVSDSEKTSTPLLRSDQIGRSGLESVYDQQMRGTAGVTRYEVDNLGRVIGKAGDTPAEPGSDLVTSIDARVQAVTEKELNGAMVAARKTFDTVSHENYKADSGAAVVMDNHTGEIIAMASLPTYDPNEWVGGISEKAYKALMDKKSDTPLLNRAIQGQSAPGSTFKVVSTSAAINAGYPPDGNYPCTSSMEIGNREFKNFENESFGDISLGRALEVSCDTVFYGIAYNEWKKDGATNPKHPKDWFFKTAHQFGLGAKTGVDLPGEVTGRVPDRKWASDYNDMMQGYWCRTAAAHKNDKQKSFEVQISVEKCADHNVIRAGDSVNYAIGQGDTLVTPVQMARVYAALANGGTLYQPSVGKAVVSADGRTVTPIKPKVSGKLPDTKATLKYIDKALAGVVTEGTADWKFGGWPQNKIPLHAKTGTAEVEGKQTTSWFDTYTKDYTIVMTISQGGTGSGASGEAVRRIYEAMYGIKKDTATIDPKKGIMPKPLTSLPKISSDGVASPASYVVPPSEDLFVPEPTGPRTGGGSTQALAALAPGRPEKLLLGRRYWS, from the coding sequence ATGAACGGCAACATCCCGGAGACCGGCAGGACCACCCGGATCACCATCCGGCTGGTCATCCTGCAGGTCCTGGTCGTGTCCCTGCTGCTGACCCTCGGCGGCCGGCTGTGGTTCCTGCAGATCCGCAACGGCCAGCAGTACGACCAGAAGGCCGCCAACAACCACATCCAGCAGGTCGTCACCCCCGCCGTACGCGGCTCGATCCTCGACGACCGCGGCGTGCCGATGGCCGACAACGAGACCAAGCTGGTCGTCTCGGCCAGCCGCACCGACCTGCTCAAGCAGGCCGACGACGGCACCGCCGTGCTGACCAGGCTGGCCGGCGTGCTGGGCATGAAGCCCCAGGAGGTCATCGACAAGGTCCGGCTGTGCGACGCCGAGACGCCCAAGCCGTGCTGGAACGGTTCGCCCTACCAGCCCATCCCGATCACCGACTCGGCCACCACCCAGCAGGCCCTGCAGATCATGGAGCGCCGCGAGGACTTCCCCGGCGTCACCGCCGAGCCCACCGCGGTACGCCGCTACGCCGCCCCGTACAAGTCGAACGCCGCCCAGGTGCTCGGCTACCTCGGCCCGGTCACCGACGCCGAGGTCAGCGACTCGGAGAAGACCAGCACGCCGCTGCTGCGCTCGGACCAGATCGGCCGCTCGGGCCTGGAGAGCGTCTACGACCAGCAGATGCGCGGCACCGCCGGCGTCACCCGCTACGAGGTGGACAACCTCGGCCGGGTCATCGGCAAGGCCGGCGACACCCCGGCCGAGCCCGGCAGCGACCTGGTCACCAGCATCGACGCCCGGGTCCAGGCGGTCACCGAGAAGGAGCTCAACGGCGCGATGGTCGCCGCGCGCAAGACCTTCGACACCGTCTCCCACGAGAACTACAAGGCGGACTCCGGCGCAGCGGTCGTGATGGACAACCACACCGGAGAGATCATCGCCATGGCGAGCCTGCCGACCTACGACCCCAACGAGTGGGTCGGCGGCATCTCGGAGAAGGCGTACAAGGCGCTGATGGACAAGAAGTCCGACACCCCGCTGCTGAACCGCGCCATCCAGGGCCAGTCCGCACCGGGCTCCACCTTCAAGGTGGTCTCCACCAGCGCCGCGATCAACGCCGGCTACCCGCCGGACGGCAACTACCCCTGCACCTCCTCGATGGAGATCGGCAACCGGGAGTTCAAGAACTTCGAGAACGAGAGCTTCGGCGACATCTCCCTCGGCCGCGCCCTCGAAGTCTCCTGCGACACCGTCTTCTACGGCATCGCGTACAACGAGTGGAAGAAGGACGGGGCGACCAACCCCAAGCACCCCAAGGACTGGTTCTTCAAGACCGCCCACCAGTTCGGCCTGGGTGCCAAGACCGGTGTCGACCTGCCCGGCGAGGTCACCGGCCGGGTGCCCGACCGCAAGTGGGCCTCCGACTACAACGACATGATGCAGGGCTACTGGTGCCGGACCGCCGCGGCGCACAAGAACGACAAGCAGAAGAGCTTCGAAGTCCAGATCTCCGTCGAGAAGTGCGCCGACCACAACGTCATCCGCGCCGGTGACTCGGTCAACTACGCGATCGGCCAGGGCGACACCCTCGTCACCCCGGTGCAGATGGCCCGGGTCTACGCGGCGCTCGCCAACGGCGGCACCCTCTACCAGCCGAGCGTCGGCAAGGCCGTGGTCAGCGCCGACGGCAGGACCGTCACGCCGATCAAGCCCAAGGTGTCAGGCAAGCTGCCCGACACCAAGGCCACGCTGAAGTACATCGACAAGGCCCTGGCAGGCGTCGTCACCGAAGGCACCGCCGACTGGAAGTTCGGCGGCTGGCCGCAGAACAAGATCCCGCTGCACGCCAAGACCGGTACCGCGGAGGTCGAGGGCAAGCAGACCACGTCCTGGTTCGACACCTACACCAAGGACTACACGATCGTCATGACGATCTCCCAGGGCGGCACCGGCTCCGGCGCCTCGGGCGAGGCCGTCCGGCGGATCTACGAGGCGATGTACGGCATCAAGAAGGACACCGCCACGATCGACCCCAAGAAGGGGATCATGCCGAAGCCGCTGACCTCGCTGCCGAAGATCTCCTCGGACGGGGTCGCCAGCCCGGCGTCGTACGTCGTCCCGCCGTCCGAGGACCTCTTCGTGCCCGAGCCCACCGGCCCGCGCACCGGCGGCGGCAGCACCCAGGCGCTCGCCGCGCTCGCCCCAGGACGGCCGGAGAAGCTCCTGCTGGGCAGGCGGTACTGGTCATGA